One Primulina tabacum isolate GXHZ01 chromosome 10, ASM2559414v2, whole genome shotgun sequence DNA segment encodes these proteins:
- the LOC142505373 gene encoding thaumatin-like protein 1b isoform X2 produces the protein MDRLLFLSIIVFALSFSSEVESTTFKIVNKCRRTIWPGILTGADRPILYPTGFVLKRGKSKTLTVPDSWSGRIWARTHCSNDPSTGKFTCGTADCGSGKLQCAGSGAIPPATLAEFTLNGDQGLDFYDVSLVDGYNLPMLIVTRGGTRGGCSSTGCLVDLNGACPRELTVARGNGSRSESVACKSACEAFGDPMYCCSEAFNTPDTCHPSVYSEFFKHACPRAYSYAYDDTTSTFTCASADYIIIFCPLPYTRLITSHCSRSMIILL, from the exons AGGTGGAGTCGACGACGTTCAAGATAGTCAACAAGTGCCGCCGCACCATATGGCCCGGCATACTTACCGGCGCCGATAGGCCGATTCTTTATCCCACGGGCTTTGTATTGAAGAGAGGGAAATCAAAGACTCTCACGGTGCCCGACTCGTGGTCGGGTCGGATCTGGGCTCGGACTCACTGCTCCAACGACCCATCCACCGGGAAATTCACCTGCGGCACCGCGGACTGCGGTTCCGGAAAGTTACAATGCGCCGGGAGCGGCGCTATACCCCCCGCAACGTTGGCCGAGTTCACCCTCAACGGCGACCAGGGCCTTGACTTCTATGATGTCAGCTTGGTTGATGGGTACAACCTCCCAATGCTGATCGTGACCAGAGGAGGTACAAGAGGTGGTTGCAGCTCAACCGGGTGTCTGGTTGATTTGAACGGCGCTTGCCCGAGGGAGCTGACGGTGGCCCGTGGGAACGGCAGCCGGAGTGAAAGCGTGGCGTGCAAGAGCGCCTGCGAGGCGTTCGGGGATCCTATGTACTGCTGCAGCGAGGCCTTCAACACGCCGGACACGTGTCACCCGTCGGTGTACTCGGAGTTCTTCAAGCATGCTTGCCCACGCGCCTACAGCTACGCCTACGACGACACGACGAGCACCTTCACCTGTGCTTCCGCCGACTACATTATAATCTTCTGCCCATTGCCTTACACCAG GCTGATTACCAGTCATTGTAGCCGAAGCATGATCATTTTGTTGTGA
- the LOC142505373 gene encoding thaumatin-like protein 1b isoform X1, whose amino-acid sequence MDRLLFLSIIVFALSFSSEVESTTFKIVNKCRRTIWPGILTGADRPILYPTGFVLKRGKSKTLTVPDSWSGRIWARTHCSNDPSTGKFTCGTADCGSGKLQCAGSGAIPPATLAEFTLNGDQGLDFYDVSLVDGYNLPMLIVTRGGTRGGCSSTGCLVDLNGACPRELTVARGNGSRSESVACKSACEAFGDPMYCCSEAFNTPDTCHPSVYSEFFKHACPRAYSYAYDDTTSTFTCASADYIIIFCPLPYTSMKMLGARTDEAKLPLVNKTMMYIGRHHTSLSSQG is encoded by the exons AGGTGGAGTCGACGACGTTCAAGATAGTCAACAAGTGCCGCCGCACCATATGGCCCGGCATACTTACCGGCGCCGATAGGCCGATTCTTTATCCCACGGGCTTTGTATTGAAGAGAGGGAAATCAAAGACTCTCACGGTGCCCGACTCGTGGTCGGGTCGGATCTGGGCTCGGACTCACTGCTCCAACGACCCATCCACCGGGAAATTCACCTGCGGCACCGCGGACTGCGGTTCCGGAAAGTTACAATGCGCCGGGAGCGGCGCTATACCCCCCGCAACGTTGGCCGAGTTCACCCTCAACGGCGACCAGGGCCTTGACTTCTATGATGTCAGCTTGGTTGATGGGTACAACCTCCCAATGCTGATCGTGACCAGAGGAGGTACAAGAGGTGGTTGCAGCTCAACCGGGTGTCTGGTTGATTTGAACGGCGCTTGCCCGAGGGAGCTGACGGTGGCCCGTGGGAACGGCAGCCGGAGTGAAAGCGTGGCGTGCAAGAGCGCCTGCGAGGCGTTCGGGGATCCTATGTACTGCTGCAGCGAGGCCTTCAACACGCCGGACACGTGTCACCCGTCGGTGTACTCGGAGTTCTTCAAGCATGCTTGCCCACGCGCCTACAGCTACGCCTACGACGACACGACGAGCACCTTCACCTGTGCTTCCGCCGACTACATTATAATCTTCTGCCCATTGCCTTACACCAG CATGAAGATGCTGGGAGCACGCACGGACGAAGCGAAGTTGCCACTGGTTAACAAAACCATGATGTACATTGGGCGGCATCACACGAGTTTATCATCCCAAG GCTGA
- the LOC142505376 gene encoding thaumatin-like protein 1 — MFMSSKVCLKVGNVAVMDAAASSPSSSSFISSFLVTLLLFARGAFGETFTFVNRCEETVWPGILANAGSPKLETTGFELPQGSYRTIIAPAGWSGRFWGRTECAFPWSDPGSCRTADCGSGELECNGFGAAPPVTLAEFSLGTGGLDFYDVSLVDGYNLPMIVETTGGSGMCASTGCVTDLNRVCPSELRVEGGGACKSACEAFGSPEYCCSGAFNSPAACRPSVYAQMFKSACPRSYSYAYDDPTSTFTCSGADYTVTFCPSVPSQKSAKDPTPTVTTNGDGYLSGSDPTGMSGSGLWITGSEPDPDSVSGSQAFITDGSWLADLATGDSARVYCLPTLPIIFLTFIFGILCLQCTNDKKT; from the exons ATGTTTATGTCTTCAAAAGTTTGCTTGAAAGTAGGAAACGTCGCAGTCATGGATGCCGCCGCCTCTTCTCCTTCTTCTTCATCCTTCATTTCAAGCTTCCTCGTTACTCTTCTACTCTTCGCTAGAG GTGCATTTGGGGAAACGTTTACGTTTGTTAACAGATGCGAGGAAACTGTATGGCCCGGTATACTAGCAAATGCGGGCAGTCCAAAGCTTGAAACCACTGGATTCGAGCTTCCACAAGGTTCCTACCGTACCATCATTGCTCCCGCCGGCTGGTCCGGCCGGTTTTGGGGCCGAACGGAATGCGCATTCCCGTGGTCGGACCCCGGTTCCTGCAGAACTGCTGATTGCGGGTCGGGTGAACTCGAATGCAACGGTTTCGGAGCTGCCCCACCGGTCACTCTGGCGGAGTTTTCCCTCGGCACCGGCGGTTTGGACTTCTATGATGTCAGCCTGGTTGACGGGTATAATCTACCCATGATCGTGGAGACCACTGGCGGGTCGGGTATGTGTGCTTCCACAGGATGTGTGACGGACCTGAACCGGGTATGCCCATCGGAACTCCGGGTTGAAGGCGGGGGTGCGTGTAAGAGTGCGTGTGAGGCGTTCGGGAGCCCGGAGTACTGTTGCAGCGGCGCGTTTAACTCACCCGCCGCCTGCAGGCCGTCCGTTTACGCGCAGATGTTCAAGTCTGCTTGCCCCAGATCATATAGCTACGCGTACGATGATCCCACAAGCACTTTTACGTGCTCCGGCGCCGATTATACGGTCACGTTTTGCCCCTCTGTGCCTAG TCAAAAATCTGCAAAGGATCCAACACCAACAGTGACAACTAATGGAGACGGGTACCTATCCGGGTCAGATCCAACGGGCATGAGTGGATCCGGTCTATGGATTACTGGGTCAGAACCGGATCCAGATTCCGTGTCCGGGTCCCAGGCCTTCATAACAGATGGGTCATGGCTTGCTGATTTGGCTACGGGGGATTCAGCTAGGGTTTATTGCCTGCCAACATTACCTATCATATTCTTGACTTTTATCTTTGGCATCCTTTGTCTGCAGTGTACCAATGACAAAAAGACATAA